GCAAAGTTAGCCAAAAATGCGAAGGAACGGGCAAGTTTCGTTCAACAGTTGAAGGAAAAGTACGACAAAGGAATCATGGGTCTGAAGAAAAAGATCAATACCTTTGAGAGTGAAATGACCAAACAAGCAAAGAACTTCAAAGCAGAAAGAGAACACTGCTATGCCTTGATGTCGCAACTAGAAGAGGACCTGCAACAATTACAAGAGCAAAATCATACGGCCACACAAGTTTTGGAGGCCAGATCTCAATAAATTGGACGTCTACTACAAGAGAAGGGCGTCATCAGGGAAAGGATTAGAAGGATTGTTAGCTATATAGTGATGAAGTGCAACAAATACAAAAACATGACCAGGTCCATATTCTTCACTGCAATTATGATTTTTGTCCGTCAGATAATGGACGACCAATAtcgcctccaagaagatatggcaCGTAGACCCGCGGTGAAACCGACTGATGTCCTGCGGGCCTCTGGAGCAGTAGTTGAGGCATTTAtgtatttctgattttattttttaagtttgtATTTTCAGTTTCTTTTGGAGTTTGTTAGTCCacttttgagtctgtattttcagttttttttggagtctgttgtcacacctcctttttacctgcgacCGCAGGGGcgtagagggagtttttccaataaaaggacaatcgaaacgagatttattatttaattcagagtttccacttgagagatttatggtatcccaagtcaccagttgaatcccgaatcgaggaaaagattgatttTGTAttgcagtccgcgaaccagaaatccggataaggaattctgttaacccgggagaaggtgttaggcattcccgagttccgtggttttggcacggtcgctcaactgtcacattcgggttatttatctgattttttttatatacatgtttaacctatgtgcaaattttaactttttaccgcttttattattattattattattaacgagaattgcaacgtcgtgaaaatacatctcgaaccacgtcacatcaatgcacctgtggttatcgatacatttcgactccgttgagatttggatttgggtcacataaatgtgcacccgagtttaagaaagtaaattattaaaagcgcgtctAAAACAATCTAGCGTTTTATTAACTTTGAGGGAAGCCAGTGAATTGTCATTTACTGATCTCATCTTTTACGGAATCGATCCTCTTTGAATGTATAAGAATATGTGGAGCTCAGCATGTCTGGAAGCACAGGAGAACGTTCGTTTCGAAATTCGCTAAAGGGCGCGTTCCGAGGTCTAACATTTTTAAAGAAGTAGTTAAAGAGGGCCACacaatttgtgattttatttggcgcggcacGCCTCGTTTATTTTAAGGACATCCTAAAGCAAGccattattttcttttgaatttgtcTCTGAAgcctaactaattaactagcatatATGAAAGGCCCAAAATCCTTATGAATCAGTTTCAAACCAATTAAGCCTAATAACTTAGTAAGTGAAGGCAGAACATTTTCAGCAAATTGTTCATAACAGCCCAGATTTCATTTATAAAGGGCTGGACAGTTTGGGCTTATGACGAGCCCAAAAATACGATGCTGATTTTATTTTCGAGGCCTGCCAATGCCTTAGACCCAGACATCTCCTTAATTCAAATCGAACAATGATTCTCAACCAATAGATCAGTCAGACCATTCAATTCATTTAAAATGTTTTTACATGGATAGTTGCTTAAGTAACCTTAATGACTAGTTAATTCCACCTAAAACTCCTCAAACAAGTTTAATCGCGGCTAGAAGTGAGACAGTTTTTCAGCAGGCGAAGACTGTCTATTACTTGTGAGTTCAAAGTAGAGCAATGTGTTTTAATACCCCTAGTAAGACTAAACGAACATCACTAACCCAAAAACGTGTTCTGATCATTAAGGTCCTAAGAGATCAAATCTATGTCATCAATAGTGCACATATACGGTCGTACGAACCCAGCAGTCCAAGTTAAATTCAATCCTACTATGAAACTAACAAATCTGAATTGATTCACACTAATGCTGGCATTTCTTATCTGCTCACAGCTGTTTGAATATTGAATTGCTAACTACAAGTTAAGATCTAAAGTcaacttttatatttatgttgtTGCTAATATCGACAGTTAAACTAATCATCCCATGCAATCATGCTAAGCTACTGAATATTAACATTTCAATACAAATTAATAGTCCAAACAGTCCAGTCTTACTTCATTACAACGAATCCTacagaaataaaaatcaaaagtAGTCAATTCTATAATCAAACATGCTTCATTTTTGTTCCACTTCTCAACTTTCAATGTACATTATGATGAACGTGAAAGTGTACCTGGGCTTGCAGTGAAACAAAGGAGAAGAAAGAGATCAGTAATTTCACAGCAGTAGCAACAGGAATCAGCAATAATTTTCAACGGGTATCAGCAGCCAGAACtcaaatagcaacaacaaaccagtCTCAACCCAGAAATGAAACTCAGCACACTCAAATTTAAACCCGGAATGAATTgtagaacaacaacaacagtagatACCCCAAACAGACCTGACTGTACCACACTACGCTCGAAACTAAACcagaaaaactttctaaaactTTGACAACACTAAACCAGACTGCCTTCCAAAGGAACTCTCTATTTTTAGATTCTTTTCCAAAAAGAATCCTGCTTGTTATCTCAGGTCTGTCCTCTTTTATACCCTAAGATAGACCCCTTTTCCAGCCTGTTTTCACACTAGGCAGAATTAAGAAATGTGTGTCTcccatcatattccctgacagccactacTAAGTGTCTAATTTCATTGTTTAGTTTTAAAGGTGTATGGGCAATTCTATATTTTAATCAAGTCTTTTTAAGCCTCCCcacaccattatgttttgttccccattaacactaaacaaatgcattagtttaatgttaattaagtgctttactgatagcccacttagcaagaccatttgccaaacttttaaacccccaaaatacccctgaataCCCTGTGACTGCAGttataaccaattctcctaagttctgaatgcaaccttataACTCACTACTATCTAATTAACATTATCATACCAACACTGAATTCAAACCAATGTCAGATTCATTTCAGACCCTGAACAGTAGGATTcaattcatcaaactcaacaACAGCTTAAGCTTGAACCAGGTTGaatcaaatagcaacaaaataaaggccCAGGATTTTAATGATTCAGAACACCCTTACAGGGAATGACACAGTAGGTTcaggtgacaaccaaaacaaagtTCATGTATTTTCAAAGCATTTCAACtgaccaagcaattcaaaacAATGTGACGACTGACTAAGCGATTCAAACATTGTGATGAACTAATCTTTAATTTTAGCAAACGGGCAAACTTAATTTATCGATTGCAAAATCGGAAATGTTCTAACAAATCGACAAACTGCCTAGCTTCAATAATTGACTAAAATTAACGAGTCAAcaccaattaccaaaccaaagcAAATTGACGTGACatgaaattaatttgaaaagACACATAAAAAAATGAGATGAAACAGAGAACAGAGAAGACCAAAAATGAGGAAAATGAAAGCTAAATAACAAACTCCAAATGGAAATGGGAAATACCTAAGTTGAACGACCAGCTCGGCTTGAACCAAATCCGGCATCTTTTGATTTTGGTCGGAATAGGTCTTAATCACGAGTTCTCAAAtgagaacacacgaataaaaccTATTTCGGCCTCGAATCTTCAATACAGTCTCTTGATCTGAGAACTCAATGTTCGTTCATTCGAATTGAGATTCGACAAACTACGGTTTGATTCGAGGGGAACTAGGGGTGGTTTAGGGACGAGGGAAGTCAGGTGGACGTTGGGTGTTAGCCTGGAATCGATTGGATTAGTTAGGGTTTTTTGGTcgatctttgattgaagattcgaaagcCCTGATCAGGATTCGAGGGGAAtggttagaggggttaggttTAGG
The Nicotiana sylvestris chromosome 11, ASM39365v2, whole genome shotgun sequence DNA segment above includes these coding regions:
- the LOC104241011 gene encoding uncharacterized protein is translated as MKIAAENPARNGKYEKLINSLRQKVCDYGSYLKKTEGELAKARAKLAKNAKERASFVQQLKEKYDKGIMGLKKKINTFESEMTKQAKNFKAEREHCYALMSQLEEDLQQLQEQNHTATQVLEARSQ